A window of Variovorax sp. HW608 genomic DNA:
TGCGCAGCAGCTCCTCGGCGGTCACCGGATCGTGGCAGCTCACGCAGGCGCCGCCCCAGTGCGCGATCCAGAGCCGGCCCGCGGCGTCGGTGGTCATGCCGTCGGGATAGCCGTCGCCGCGCTCGAAGCGATGCCACTCGCGCTTGTTCGAGAGCGTGCCGCTGTCGGCATCGAAGTCGTAGGCATGGATGCGGCCCTTGACCGTGTCGTTGAAGTACATGGTGCGCCCGCCCTGCGACCAGGTCGGTCCGTTGGTGACCGCGAATCCTTCGTCGTGCTTCGTGCAGCGGCCATCCGCATCGAAGCGGTACAGCGAGCCCGTCGGTGCCTCGCAGTCGAAGTCCATGGTGCCGCCCCAGAAGCGGCCCTGGGCGTCGCACTTGCCGTCGTTGAAGCGGTTCGTCGTCAGCTCGGGCTCCGGCTGATGGAGGTACTGCGCCGGCGCATTGCGCGCCGGATCGAACAGCGCGAAGCCGCGTCGCAGCGTCACGATCAGGCCGGGCCCGGCGGCGCGTTCCGCGACCGCGGAGATCTCTTCATCGAAATCCCAGCTCGCGCGGGCCTCGCTGGCCGGGTGGTAGCGATGCAGCCGCCGCTCGAGGATGTCGACCCAGTAGAGCGCCTCCTCGCGCCGGGACCAGAGCGTGCCTTCGCCCAGCGTGGCGGCAGCCGGCCAGACGCAGCGCGGTGCATCGAGGGCTTGGGGGATGGTGGTCATGCGTATCTCCTGATTGCTGCTGATTGATCGGGTTCAGTCGTCCAGGCGCTTCCCGTACGCCGCGAAGCTCTCCGCCTTCAGCGCCTTCATCATCACCTTGGCCGCGGGCGAGAGCAGGCGGTCGGTGCGCGTGATGATGCCGAAGGCGTCCATGTGGCAGGGCATCTCCACCGGCAGCAGCGTGACGATGCCGTGCGCCGCGTAGTAGCGCGCCACGTCGGACGCGAGCACCGCCACCATGTCGCTCTGCTGCAGCATGCGCGTGATGAAGAGCAGCGCCGCGGTCTCGATGACGTTGATCGGCGGTGCGAGTCCTTCCTCCTGGAACATCAGGTCGAAGCGGTGCCGCAGCACGCTGCCGGCCGGCGGCACGATCCAGCCGGCGGAGACGAGGTCGCGCAAGCCGAGCCCGGTCATGCCCAGCAGCGGATGGCCGGGCCGCACCAGCGCGCAGACGGGCTCCTCGGTGAGCGCCTCGTAGCGCAGGTTGGTCTTGTCGTGCTCCGCGAAGAGCCGCGCGACGAGCAGGTCGAGCTTGCCCTGCTCCAGCCGCTCGAGCAGCACCGGGCTGGTCTCGATCTCCAGCGACACGCGCAGGTTGGGGTGCTCGCGCTTCACCGCGGCCACTGCCGGCGGCAGCAGCACCAGCCCCGGCGCGGTGATCGCGCCGATGTTCACCTGCCCCGCGCCGCCCGCCTTCAGCGCCATCAGTTCGTCGTGCGCCTGGTTGAGGCTCGCGAGCGCGACGCGGGCGTGGCGGATCATCGTCTCGCCGTACCAGGTCGGCTGCATGCCGCGCGGCAGGCGCTCGAACAGCGGCACCTGCAGCACGTCCTCGAGGTCCTTCAGCAGCTTCGAGGCTGCCGGCTGCGTCATGTTGAGCACCTGGGCCGCGCGGTGGATGTTGCCCTCTTCCGCCAGCGCGACGAGCAGCAGCAGCTGGCGCGTCTTGAGCCGCGCGCGGATGAACCAGTGCGTGTAGTTGGTCATGGGGTTTACCTGGATGCCGGTTTCGATATCGATTTCATCCAAATCTTGATTGGAAAGATATCAGGGGGATTCCTAGACTCGCCCCATCTTGAAACGCAACGAGCTTCAGCAACGCACCCGGCAGTTCATCAACGGCCGCTGGGAGACCGGCGTGACCACCGGAATCAGCCGGAACCCGTCCGACACCCGGGAGGTGGTGGCGGAATACGCGCGTGCCGACCGCAACCAGACCAATCTCGCGATCCGCGCCGCGGCCGACGCCTTCCCGCACTGGAGCCACACCACGCCGCAGCGGCGTGCCGACGTGCTCGACCAGATCGGCAGCGAGATCCTCGCGCGGCGCGAAGAGCTCGGCATGCTGCTCGCCCGCGAAGAGGGCAAGACGCTGCCCGAGGCGGTCGGCGAGGCGGCCCGTGCCGGCCACATCTTCAAGTTCTTCGCCGGCGAGGCCTTGCGGGCCGGCGGCGAGCTGCTGGCCTCCGTGCGGCCCGACGTGCAGGTCGACATCACGCGCGAGCCGGTCGGCGTGGTCGGCCTCATCGCGCCATGGAACTTCCCGCTCGCGATCCCCGCCTGGAAGATCGCGCCCGCGCTCGCCCATGGGAACAGCGTCGTCTTCAAGCCGGCCGAGCTGGTGCCGGCCTGCGGCTGGGCGCTGGCCGAGATCATCAGCCGCGCGGCACTGCCGGCGGGCACCTTCAACCTCGTGATGGGCAGCGGCCGCGAAGTGGGGCAGACCATCGTCGACAGTCCGCTGGTCGACGCGATCAGCTTCACCGGCTCGGTGCCGACCGGCGAGCAGATCCTGCAGGCGGCCGCGCGCCGGCGCGCCAAGGTGCAGCTCGAGATGGGCGGCAAGAACCCGCTGGTGGTGCTCGCGGATGCGGACCTCGATCGCGCGGTCGATTGCGCGGTGCAGGGCGCCTACTTCTCGACCGGCCAGCGCTGCACCGCGTCGAGCCGGCTGATCGTCGAAGCCGCGGTGCACGACGCCTTCGTGGTGCGCCTGCGCCATCGGCTGGCCGCGCTCAAGGTCGGCCATGCGCTGGAGCGCGGCATCGACATCGGCCCGGTGGTCGATGCCGCCCAGCTCGACCAGAACCTCGCCGCGGTCGCGAGCGCCGTCGAGGAAGGCGCCGAGCACGTCTGGGGCGGCGAGCGGCTGCAGCGCGCGAGCGACGGCTACTTCATGAGCCCGGCGCTGTTCCTCGCGCGGCCCGAGCACCGCATCGCGCGCGAGGAGATCTTCGGCCCGGTGGCCTGCGTGCTGCAGGCCGACAACTACGAGCACGCGCTGGCGCTCGCCAACGACACGCCCTTCGGCCTGTGCGCGGGCATCTGCACCACCTCGCTCGCGCGGGCTTTGCACTTCAAGCGCCATGCGCGCGTCGGCATGACCATGGTCAACCTGCCGACCGCGGGCGTCGACTACCACGTCCCCTTCGGTGGCCGGAGGGCCTCCAGCTACGGCCCGCGC
This region includes:
- a CDS encoding SMP-30/gluconolactonase/LRE family protein, producing the protein MTTIPQALDAPRCVWPAAATLGEGTLWSRREEALYWVDILERRLHRYHPASEARASWDFDEEISAVAERAAGPGLIVTLRRGFALFDPARNAPAQYLHQPEPELTTNRFNDGKCDAQGRFWGGTMDFDCEAPTGSLYRFDADGRCTKHDEGFAVTNGPTWSQGGRTMYFNDTVKGRIHAYDFDADSGTLSNKREWHRFERGDGYPDGMTTDAAGRLWIAHWGGACVSCHDPVTAEELLRIKLPTSHITNCAFGGPGLRTLYITSATSGLTPAQREAEPLAGGLFAVPLDVAGLPAACFAG
- a CDS encoding LysR family transcriptional regulator, with the translated sequence MTNYTHWFIRARLKTRQLLLLVALAEEGNIHRAAQVLNMTQPAASKLLKDLEDVLQVPLFERLPRGMQPTWYGETMIRHARVALASLNQAHDELMALKAGGAGQVNIGAITAPGLVLLPPAVAAVKREHPNLRVSLEIETSPVLLERLEQGKLDLLVARLFAEHDKTNLRYEALTEEPVCALVRPGHPLLGMTGLGLRDLVSAGWIVPPAGSVLRHRFDLMFQEEGLAPPINVIETAALLFITRMLQQSDMVAVLASDVARYYAAHGIVTLLPVEMPCHMDAFGIITRTDRLLSPAAKVMMKALKAESFAAYGKRLDD
- a CDS encoding aldehyde dehydrogenase family protein, which translates into the protein MKRNELQQRTRQFINGRWETGVTTGISRNPSDTREVVAEYARADRNQTNLAIRAAADAFPHWSHTTPQRRADVLDQIGSEILARREELGMLLAREEGKTLPEAVGEAARAGHIFKFFAGEALRAGGELLASVRPDVQVDITREPVGVVGLIAPWNFPLAIPAWKIAPALAHGNSVVFKPAELVPACGWALAEIISRAALPAGTFNLVMGSGREVGQTIVDSPLVDAISFTGSVPTGEQILQAAARRRAKVQLEMGGKNPLVVLADADLDRAVDCAVQGAYFSTGQRCTASSRLIVEAAVHDAFVVRLRHRLAALKVGHALERGIDIGPVVDAAQLDQNLAAVASAVEEGAEHVWGGERLQRASDGYFMSPALFLARPEHRIAREEIFGPVACVLQADNYEHALALANDTPFGLCAGICTTSLARALHFKRHARVGMTMVNLPTAGVDYHVPFGGRRASSYGPREQGRHAAEFYTTVKTGYVLA